A portion of the Leptospira inadai serovar Lyme str. 10 genome contains these proteins:
- a CDS encoding SAM-dependent methyltransferase, with protein MKKETYTILETNVRLSESKVWKYQRNYFEQRGQKAWFDGEVPFYGTSNSFAACTQAELLLSLLEDLPDPKPKIRIIELGAGTGKFAHLFLCALERIRPERIRKNDFLYILTDFTLSNIREYPKHPALRSWFKKEIIDSALYDLERPEDIRLQSNGSSLLEEPNCLYVFIANYVFDGVPQDLFEVRNDCLYEVRVCTSHSESSWIETDPYNLGKIQIRLEERVWNDGPYQDASWNRILRTYRTGDAELFLSFPTTAFRCMETLSERFRKSIFIICDKGTSTIEDLVPFRAQGPVEHGSISTPVNFHAIGQWARNKDWQVWEDTEERDYLRLNIYTPLESKFANVDREYSRINRTLSLDDYVYLRRSWEKLTEIVPLREIISCLKISSWDPKVFLMFYDKIINQLDSGPSDVSQIEALKRGLFFIRQKNFFDTEEDVSFALGTVYGKIGESSEAASAYRESLERYGENLHTKFNLALCLIDSGQPDEGIILLNELRAKHPDLPIPALTPLRNGNEQENVFQ; from the coding sequence ATGAAGAAAGAGACATATACAATTCTCGAAACAAACGTCCGTCTCTCGGAATCGAAAGTATGGAAATACCAGCGAAACTACTTCGAACAAAGAGGCCAAAAAGCCTGGTTCGACGGCGAGGTTCCCTTTTACGGAACATCGAATTCTTTTGCCGCGTGTACTCAGGCGGAATTGCTGCTTTCACTACTAGAAGATCTTCCCGACCCGAAGCCCAAAATAAGAATCATCGAATTAGGGGCGGGCACCGGTAAATTTGCCCATCTATTCCTCTGCGCCTTAGAGAGGATCCGACCCGAACGAATCCGGAAGAATGATTTTCTATACATCTTAACCGATTTTACCCTCTCTAATATTCGGGAATACCCAAAGCATCCGGCTCTCCGGTCATGGTTCAAAAAAGAAATTATAGATTCCGCATTATATGACCTGGAAAGGCCCGAGGATATCCGTTTGCAATCGAACGGGTCCTCTCTTTTGGAGGAGCCGAACTGCCTTTACGTTTTCATCGCCAACTACGTGTTCGATGGAGTTCCCCAAGATCTCTTCGAAGTCAGAAACGATTGCCTTTACGAAGTCAGGGTTTGCACCTCGCATTCCGAATCGTCTTGGATCGAGACCGATCCCTACAACCTCGGCAAAATCCAAATCCGACTGGAAGAAAGAGTTTGGAACGATGGCCCGTATCAGGATGCGAGCTGGAACCGAATCTTAAGGACGTATCGAACGGGAGACGCAGAGCTTTTTCTTTCCTTTCCCACGACGGCATTCCGATGCATGGAGACTTTGTCGGAACGATTCCGGAAGAGTATATTTATTATTTGTGATAAAGGAACCTCCACGATCGAGGATCTAGTTCCCTTTCGCGCCCAAGGGCCGGTAGAGCACGGAAGTATCTCGACACCCGTAAACTTTCACGCGATAGGACAATGGGCTCGCAATAAAGATTGGCAGGTCTGGGAAGATACGGAAGAGCGGGACTATTTGAGATTGAACATTTATACCCCACTCGAATCGAAATTCGCGAACGTCGATCGAGAATATAGTAGAATCAATCGCACACTTTCTTTGGACGATTACGTTTATCTTCGAAGAAGCTGGGAAAAACTGACCGAGATAGTTCCATTACGAGAAATAATCTCTTGCTTAAAAATCAGTAGCTGGGATCCGAAAGTTTTCCTAATGTTTTATGATAAAATTATAAATCAGTTGGATAGTGGTCCGTCGGATGTTTCGCAAATCGAAGCGTTGAAGCGAGGGCTTTTTTTCATTCGCCAAAAGAACTTTTTCGATACCGAAGAGGACGTGTCCTTTGCCTTGGGAACCGTGTACGGAAAAATCGGGGAATCCTCGGAAGCGGCATCCGCCTACCGCGAATCCCTAGAAAGATACGGAGAGAACCTACATACGAAATTCAATCTAGCCTTATGCCTGATCGATTCTGGACAGCCCGATGAAGGAATCATCCTTTTGAACGAGCTTCGCGCAAAACACCCCGATCTTCCGATTCCTGCTTTGACTCCGTTACGAAACGGAAACGAACAGGAAAACGTTTTTCAATAA
- a CDS encoding alpha/beta hydrolase family protein: MNESHPKNFVGSIEIQVKDEIEDISFPVLIQYPTLEPSTVTAFGPYKMDISREARITEGRFPLVIISHGNGGSHLLYRTISTHLAKNGYVVGMLEHYGNNRNNNELENTTKNLVYRPRHVSLTIDAILSSKRFGASLLSNRIAVLGHSMGGYTALALAGGVPWTKEGKKIEAPSDPRVKAIVLMAPGAGWFMNSLGTVTVPILIFMAEHDPITPSWNAEVVLNSVPDRSHVTLRTIKNAGHFSFLSPFPTAMKNPNFRPSIDPEGFDREQFHKQLPVDILDFLNDKLMRRAED; the protein is encoded by the coding sequence ATGAACGAGAGCCATCCGAAAAATTTTGTAGGCAGTATAGAGATACAAGTTAAGGACGAAATCGAAGACATTTCTTTTCCTGTTTTAATTCAGTATCCTACCCTAGAGCCTTCTACCGTAACGGCCTTCGGGCCATACAAAATGGATATAAGTCGCGAAGCCCGTATTACCGAAGGACGATTTCCTCTGGTCATCATTTCGCACGGTAACGGCGGCTCTCATCTTCTCTATCGAACAATCAGTACCCATTTGGCTAAAAACGGGTATGTGGTGGGAATGTTAGAACATTACGGAAATAATCGTAATAATAATGAATTAGAAAATACGACCAAAAATCTCGTTTACCGACCGAGGCACGTAAGCCTAACGATTGATGCGATACTTTCCAGCAAAAGATTCGGCGCGAGTTTACTTTCGAATCGCATCGCCGTATTAGGACATTCAATGGGCGGTTACACGGCCTTGGCATTAGCGGGCGGTGTCCCCTGGACGAAAGAAGGAAAAAAAATCGAAGCCCCTTCCGACCCAAGAGTGAAGGCTATCGTTTTAATGGCGCCGGGTGCGGGCTGGTTTATGAATTCCTTGGGTACTGTCACTGTCCCTATCCTTATATTTATGGCGGAACACGATCCGATTACTCCGTCATGGAATGCCGAAGTCGTGCTCAATAGCGTCCCCGATAGATCGCATGTTACGCTTCGGACGATCAAGAATGCGGGACATTTTTCTTTCCTAAGTCCTTTTCCGACCGCTATGAAAAATCCCAACTTTCGGCCGTCGATAGATCCGGAAGGTTTTGATCGGGAACAGTTTCATAAGCAACTTCCGGTAGATATATTAGACTTTCTGAATGATAAACTAATGCGAAGGGCAGAGGACTGA
- a CDS encoding SGNH/GDSL hydrolase family protein, whose translation MMEPRQSIRSPFLFLLIFIGSFACQNIGFQNNLINSNSKSAISTMDPVHSLLLADLILDQMELTPDECMSTYGAMNLSWPLPDYYGRISSDTRDYANIIGIDSTMDISRQYGGFLNTSQSLSVAVIGNTACDEITQLDAIKTQNPRNFIISTADANGLLHGINNDYVVFTVKRLISKIRGRWPTIRIAVVGIHPTRNAAINNNKDYTNSQVGAYMQTLSNSCYYDPLPLFGVGPGESAPTSLMLDTVHYTEAISFQIKSKLQTVCGISI comes from the coding sequence ATGATGGAACCTCGACAGTCTATCCGAAGCCCCTTTCTTTTCCTTTTGATTTTTATCGGTTCGTTCGCGTGTCAAAACATCGGCTTTCAAAATAATCTAATTAACTCCAATTCCAAGTCGGCGATTTCGACAATGGATCCCGTACATAGTCTTTTGCTCGCGGATTTGATCCTCGATCAAATGGAATTGACTCCGGACGAATGCATGAGTACTTACGGAGCGATGAACCTAAGTTGGCCGCTTCCCGATTACTACGGAAGAATTTCGTCCGACACTCGAGATTATGCGAACATTATCGGAATCGATTCTACGATGGATATATCCAGGCAGTACGGCGGGTTCTTAAACACTAGCCAATCCTTGTCCGTCGCCGTTATAGGAAATACCGCTTGCGATGAGATTACTCAATTGGATGCGATCAAAACGCAAAATCCTCGGAATTTTATCATTTCAACCGCGGACGCAAACGGGCTCCTACACGGGATAAATAACGATTACGTAGTCTTTACCGTTAAACGACTGATTTCTAAAATTCGAGGTCGTTGGCCAACGATCCGGATTGCGGTTGTCGGTATTCATCCGACTCGCAATGCGGCTATCAATAATAATAAAGATTATACGAACTCGCAAGTCGGCGCGTATATGCAAACTCTAAGTAATTCCTGCTATTATGATCCGCTCCCCTTATTCGGAGTCGGTCCCGGAGAATCGGCCCCCACCTCTTTGATGCTGGACACGGTTCATTACACCGAGGCCATTTCCTTCCAAATCAAAAGTAAATTGCAAACGGTCTGCGGAATCTCGATTTGA
- a CDS encoding tetratricopeptide repeat protein — MAVLRVLLLLTISYNFFPRNVHAKEVIYAFRDPGMPKSTKKDDKPRKEKMILIGETMMFDKVKPIEYEGQYKNLELGYDIRPDIVTVKVHYDPGIRPGQILYLIEKDFDHETFKDGNIVGQIEVKSVFQTAFIGKQLRGIGYLGIAKEKVLSVAYPLSSEQAGPALVERKKGDYYYTRNEIPEAIQAYRKAIRLDPSSPTAHFRLGLLYLSEAINDSKDSSCSGILPMSAGAEFASAWKKRGRFDSDQDAVRFAREYISFLNCKSEQSPTFVKGSTTPEELDRAQDVARVGFEISKSDYELLVRSAETYYRFYLAYSPKKLPPNMQNTEESAKLRKRQDKAWEISEKLLKEAGRDNITDYRIHRLTGLLYAKRFFEISGGLQATTISPEAGFLRTKALEAIQAYKQHKPKTVVGDTEILTLEKDLGGS, encoded by the coding sequence ATGGCCGTCCTACGCGTTCTGCTTCTTCTCACTATTTCCTATAATTTTTTTCCCCGGAATGTTCATGCCAAAGAAGTGATATACGCCTTCCGCGACCCCGGAATGCCTAAGAGTACTAAAAAAGACGATAAACCGAGAAAAGAGAAAATGATACTGATCGGAGAAACCATGATGTTCGATAAGGTAAAGCCGATCGAATACGAAGGTCAGTATAAGAATTTAGAATTGGGTTACGATATTCGTCCTGATATCGTAACCGTGAAGGTTCATTATGATCCGGGTATCCGTCCCGGTCAAATTCTCTATTTGATCGAAAAAGACTTCGACCATGAGACCTTTAAGGACGGGAATATCGTCGGACAGATCGAAGTGAAGTCCGTTTTTCAAACCGCGTTTATCGGGAAACAATTACGCGGAATCGGATATCTAGGAATCGCGAAAGAGAAAGTATTATCCGTAGCCTACCCTCTATCATCGGAACAAGCGGGCCCCGCTTTGGTGGAACGCAAAAAGGGAGATTATTATTATACGAGAAACGAGATCCCCGAAGCGATTCAGGCATATCGGAAGGCGATCCGATTAGACCCTTCTTCTCCAACGGCTCATTTTCGTCTCGGGTTACTTTATTTAAGCGAGGCTATTAACGACTCTAAAGACTCATCCTGTTCGGGAATTTTACCGATGAGCGCCGGAGCGGAATTCGCATCGGCCTGGAAGAAGAGAGGACGATTCGATTCCGACCAAGACGCCGTCCGATTCGCCCGCGAATATATTTCCTTTTTAAACTGTAAATCCGAACAATCTCCCACGTTCGTAAAAGGTAGCACGACTCCGGAAGAATTGGACAGAGCGCAGGACGTTGCGAGGGTCGGTTTTGAAATCTCCAAATCCGATTACGAACTTTTGGTCAGGAGCGCCGAAACTTACTATCGATTCTATCTAGCTTATTCTCCGAAGAAGCTTCCTCCCAATATGCAAAATACCGAGGAGTCAGCAAAACTCAGAAAACGCCAAGACAAGGCATGGGAAATCTCGGAGAAGCTGTTAAAAGAAGCCGGTCGTGATAATATTACCGATTATCGAATTCATCGCTTAACAGGATTGTTATACGCAAAACGTTTTTTTGAAATTTCAGGCGGATTGCAAGCCACGACCATCAGCCCCGAAGCGGGTTTCCTTCGAACCAAGGCGCTGGAAGCGATCCAAGCCTATAAGCAACACAAACCCAAGACCGTAGTCGGTGATACGGAAATTCTTACTCTAGAAAAGGATTTAGGCGGAAGCTAA